A single Candidatus Sulfotelmatobacter sp. DNA region contains:
- a CDS encoding RodZ domain-containing protein — MGEFGDKFRKAREKKELSYDDVSNVTKISSRMLQAIEEEHFDQLPGGVFNKGFIRAYAKHLGLNAEDAITDYLACLRQAQIDAHEVWDPQPTAKSPAKPHTAAPEKVRAERPHFVEPAKPAVESQVPSEVQELPELQLPRAEHVRPGRKDLALKPSRELPWGILAVAALIVVLGLVLWIRHTHTTNAATRSFSTNAAPSNTTAENLASAKPAPDEPATEKTALGKSAPVKHEPVKHKEEKRGPDAPAPPLVSVSSTPAPQPASSASVNAPPSLTHGSSNSQPLANYSAATPSATSPAADANGVDSDKNDVSVRTFPKSTAKLSVKSVPPLTLTIRATETSWISVLADGQPVSQETLIAPAHTSVRATREIVARIGNAAGVTFLWNGHEISADGAEAEVKTFVFDANGMRVLPQNP, encoded by the coding sequence GTGGGAGAATTCGGCGACAAATTCCGCAAGGCACGCGAGAAAAAAGAACTCTCGTACGATGACGTTTCCAACGTCACCAAGATCAGCTCGCGCATGCTGCAGGCCATCGAAGAAGAACACTTCGATCAGCTTCCCGGCGGCGTATTCAACAAGGGATTCATCCGCGCTTACGCCAAGCATCTTGGCCTGAATGCGGAAGACGCCATCACCGACTACCTCGCCTGCTTGCGCCAGGCGCAAATCGACGCCCACGAAGTCTGGGATCCTCAACCTACCGCAAAGTCCCCAGCAAAACCCCACACCGCTGCCCCAGAAAAAGTTCGCGCCGAAAGACCTCATTTCGTCGAGCCCGCAAAGCCCGCAGTGGAATCGCAAGTTCCGTCTGAAGTCCAGGAACTCCCCGAGTTGCAACTTCCTCGCGCCGAACACGTACGCCCCGGTCGAAAAGACCTGGCACTCAAACCGTCGCGCGAACTTCCCTGGGGAATTCTCGCCGTCGCCGCACTTATTGTCGTACTCGGACTCGTACTCTGGATTCGCCACACTCACACCACAAACGCCGCCACACGTTCTTTTTCCACCAATGCGGCGCCATCGAATACCACAGCAGAAAACCTGGCGTCAGCAAAGCCAGCACCGGACGAGCCCGCAACAGAAAAGACGGCGCTGGGAAAGTCCGCGCCGGTAAAGCACGAACCGGTAAAGCACAAAGAAGAAAAGCGCGGACCTGACGCGCCCGCTCCTCCTCTAGTGTCCGTCTCCTCCACGCCCGCGCCGCAGCCGGCGAGCAGCGCTTCCGTCAATGCTCCGCCAAGCTTGACGCACGGCTCTTCCAATTCCCAACCACTCGCAAACTATTCGGCAGCCACGCCCAGCGCAACCTCCCCCGCCGCCGATGCCAATGGCGTGGACAGCGATAAGAACGACGTCTCCGTTCGTACCTTCCCCAAGTCGACAGCGAAACTGTCCGTCAAGTCTGTGCCTCCGCTCACGCTCACGATCCGCGCCACCGAGACTTCCTGGATCTCCGTCCTCGCCGACGGACAACCCGTAAGCCAGGAAACTCTCATCGCTCCCGCGCACACTTCGGTCCGCGCCACCCGCGAAATCGTCGCCCGAATCGGCAACGCCGCCGGAGTCACATTTCTCTGGAACGGCCACGAAATCTCCGCCGACGGCGCTGAGGCCGAAGTGAAAACCTTCGTCTTCGACGCCAATGGCATGCGAGTCCTTCCGCAGAACCCCTGA
- the rfbD gene encoding dTDP-4-dehydrorhamnose reductase, producing MKAMIFGASGLLGKALLREWSGDEIVGLASREADVRDAEKVRAAIAKNRPEWVVLAAAYTNVDDCESHPDLAFAVNRDGAVNVARAARQSGAKLLFLSSDYVFDGKKNYPYETDDVPNPQSVYGRSKAEAETRLLEVAPECCIVRTSWLFGIGGKCFPDTILKLAAHRPSLDVVEDQRGCPTYTLDLARAIIQLCLRGASGIVHVTNAGECSWYEFAREIVKRWSLPTEVRAVSSQQMARPAPRPAYSVLSTKSLQAYGVILPVWQDALRRYLLEREKSAL from the coding sequence ATGAAAGCGATGATCTTTGGCGCCTCGGGCCTGCTGGGCAAGGCGCTGCTGCGGGAGTGGAGCGGCGACGAGATTGTCGGTCTGGCCTCGCGCGAGGCAGACGTTCGCGACGCGGAGAAAGTGCGAGCCGCGATCGCGAAGAATCGTCCAGAATGGGTTGTCCTGGCCGCCGCCTACACCAATGTCGATGACTGCGAGAGCCATCCCGATCTGGCGTTTGCGGTGAATCGGGACGGCGCGGTGAATGTTGCGCGGGCCGCCCGGCAGAGCGGCGCGAAACTTCTTTTCCTGAGTTCCGACTACGTATTCGACGGGAAAAAAAACTATCCCTACGAAACCGACGATGTTCCTAATCCGCAAAGCGTTTACGGTCGATCGAAGGCAGAAGCAGAGACGCGCTTGCTCGAAGTGGCGCCCGAGTGTTGCATCGTCCGAACCTCGTGGCTGTTTGGGATCGGCGGGAAATGCTTTCCCGACACGATTCTGAAACTGGCGGCCCACCGTCCGTCGTTGGATGTAGTCGAGGACCAGCGCGGATGTCCCACGTATACGTTGGACCTGGCGCGAGCCATCATTCAACTATGCCTCCGTGGCGCGAGCGGTATTGTGCATGTGACCAATGCCGGGGAATGTTCCTGGTATGAATTCGCGCGCGAGATCGTCAAGCGCTGGAGCCTTCCCACCGAAGTGCGCGCGGTGAGCAGCCAGCAAATGGCCCGTCCAGCGCCGCGTCCGGCGTATTCCGTCTTATCGACGAAGAGTCTGCAAGCATACGGGGTGATCCTGCCCGTGTGGCAAGATGCTCTGCGGCGATATTTGCTGGAACGTGAAAAGTCGGCTCTTTAG
- the rfbC gene encoding dTDP-4-dehydrorhamnose 3,5-epimerase, producing the protein MKTNAMDAMRKISTSLPGVVVLEPRVFGDERGFFLESYNEKIFAELGIEQRFVQDNHSTSRRNVLRGLHYQIRQPQGKLVRVVEGEVLDVAVDLRRSSPTFGGWEAVRLSSGNKRMLWIPPGFAHGFRVISEQAQVLYKASDYYAPEHERTLAWNDSDLKINWELEGDPIVSVKDQRGAALRDAETFE; encoded by the coding sequence ATGAAAACGAACGCGATGGATGCGATGCGGAAAATTTCGACTTCTTTGCCCGGCGTGGTCGTGCTCGAGCCGCGCGTGTTCGGCGACGAACGGGGTTTTTTCCTCGAGAGTTATAACGAAAAGATATTCGCAGAATTGGGGATCGAGCAGCGGTTCGTGCAGGACAATCATTCCACTTCGCGGCGGAATGTGCTGCGCGGCCTGCATTATCAGATCCGGCAGCCGCAAGGGAAACTGGTGCGTGTAGTCGAGGGAGAAGTGCTGGATGTTGCGGTCGACCTGCGCCGCAGTTCTCCAACATTTGGAGGATGGGAAGCGGTGCGACTGTCCAGCGGAAATAAGCGCATGCTTTGGATTCCGCCGGGATTTGCGCACGGATTCCGCGTTATTTCCGAGCAGGCCCAAGTGCTGTACAAAGCGAGCGACTACTACGCTCCCGAACACGAACGCACGCTGGCATGGAACGATTCCGACTTGAAGATTAATTGGGAACTGGAAGGCGATCCCATCGTATCGGTCAAGGACCAGCGCGGCGCCGCTCTGCGCGATGCCGAAACCTTCGAATAG
- the rfbA gene encoding glucose-1-phosphate thymidylyltransferase RfbA yields MPESTMKASTRYKGIILAGGAGTRLYPVTQVIGKSLLPVYNKPMIYYPLCTLMLAGIRDILVISTPADAPQFEALLRDGNQYGIRLQYQTQLQPEGIAQAFLLGEKFLDGSPCALVLGDNIFYGHDLAKDLREAAGKIQGARVFAYPVHDPERYGVVEFDANGQALSIEEKPKHPKSRYAVTGLYFYDNRVVEIAKSLKPSARGELEITDVNQHYLREAQLEVVVMGRGMAWLDTGTHESLMDASLYIQAIEKRQGLMVACPEEIAYRSGYITAAQVEENGIRMKSSSYGAYLLQLLREKVF; encoded by the coding sequence ATGCCAGAAAGTACTATGAAAGCCAGCACGCGCTACAAAGGCATTATCCTAGCGGGCGGGGCGGGCACGCGCTTGTATCCGGTGACGCAGGTCATAGGGAAAAGCCTGCTGCCCGTGTACAACAAGCCCATGATTTATTATCCGCTGTGCACGCTGATGCTGGCGGGAATCCGCGACATTTTGGTGATTTCCACTCCCGCGGATGCGCCGCAGTTTGAGGCGCTGCTGCGCGATGGCAACCAGTACGGAATCCGCCTGCAATATCAGACGCAACTCCAGCCTGAGGGGATAGCGCAGGCATTTCTACTCGGGGAAAAATTCTTGGATGGCAGTCCCTGTGCCCTGGTTCTGGGGGATAACATTTTTTATGGACACGATCTGGCGAAAGACTTGCGGGAGGCGGCGGGTAAAATTCAGGGAGCGCGGGTCTTTGCGTATCCGGTTCACGATCCGGAACGCTACGGCGTGGTGGAGTTTGATGCCAACGGACAGGCCCTGAGCATCGAGGAGAAACCGAAGCACCCGAAATCGCGCTACGCCGTCACCGGACTTTATTTTTACGATAACCGCGTCGTGGAAATTGCGAAATCGCTGAAACCCAGCGCCCGCGGCGAGCTTGAAATTACCGATGTCAACCAACATTATTTGCGAGAGGCGCAACTAGAAGTGGTGGTGATGGGTCGGGGCATGGCGTGGCTCGATACGGGCACGCATGAATCGTTGATGGATGCGTCGCTGTACATTCAGGCCATTGAAAAGCGGCAGGGATTGATGGTGGCGTGTCCCGAGGAAATTGCCTATCGTTCCGGCTACATTACTGCGGCACAGGTGGAAGAGAACGGCATCAGAATGAAGAGCAGCAGTTACGGAGCCTATCTCCTCCAGCTATTGCGGGAGAAGGTATTCTGA
- the rfbB gene encoding dTDP-glucose 4,6-dehydratase, whose translation MRNTILVTGGAGFIGSNFILQQMQDDSTSIVNLDKLTYAGNLRNLESMSSDRRYTFVHGDIGERGLVRQLLEAHQPRAIIHFAAESHVDRSIRGPEEFIRTNVDGTFALLEETRAYWSALPDTEQKSFRFLHVSTDEVYGSLAPDDPAFSEKTPYAPNSPYAASKAASDHLVRAYHHTYGLPALTTNCSNNYGRFQFPEKLIPLMILNARDCKPLPVYGDGKNVRDWLYVEDHCEAIATVLRGGRPGETYNIGGCNEKPNIEIVQMICDLVDEMAPPARSRRELITYVRDRPGHDRRYAMDARKIERELGWRPKATFEDGLRRTVRWYLENEAWVRDVTSGAYRQWVGTHYSI comes from the coding sequence ATGCGAAATACTATTCTGGTCACTGGCGGCGCGGGGTTCATCGGATCGAACTTCATCCTGCAGCAGATGCAGGACGATTCTACGTCGATCGTAAATCTGGACAAGCTGACCTACGCGGGGAACCTGCGTAATCTGGAGAGCATGTCGTCGGACCGTCGCTACACGTTCGTCCACGGCGATATTGGCGAGCGCGGTTTGGTCCGGCAACTCCTGGAAGCGCATCAGCCACGTGCCATTATTCATTTCGCCGCGGAAAGCCATGTTGACCGGTCAATCCGCGGACCCGAGGAGTTCATCCGCACCAATGTCGACGGGACGTTCGCGCTGCTGGAAGAGACGCGCGCCTACTGGAGCGCGCTACCCGACACCGAGCAGAAATCTTTTCGCTTCCTGCATGTTTCCACCGACGAAGTGTACGGATCCCTCGCACCGGATGATCCTGCCTTCAGCGAAAAAACTCCGTACGCTCCCAACAGTCCGTATGCTGCGTCGAAGGCGGCGTCCGATCACTTGGTGCGCGCCTATCATCACACCTACGGCCTGCCCGCGCTCACAACCAACTGCTCGAATAATTACGGAAGATTTCAGTTTCCCGAAAAACTGATTCCACTCATGATTCTCAACGCGCGCGATTGCAAACCGCTGCCAGTGTACGGCGACGGCAAGAACGTCCGCGACTGGCTTTATGTGGAGGACCACTGCGAGGCCATCGCGACCGTGCTGCGCGGCGGACGGCCCGGTGAAACCTACAACATCGGCGGGTGCAATGAGAAGCCGAACATTGAAATTGTCCAGATGATCTGCGATCTCGTCGATGAGATGGCACCGCCGGCGCGCTCCCGCCGCGAATTGATCACGTATGTAAGAGACCGTCCCGGACATGACCGCCGCTATGCTATGGACGCGCGCAAGATCGAGCGCGAACTGGGATGGCGGCCAAAGGCCACGTTTGAAGATGGCCTTCGCAGGACCGTTCGCTGGTATCTTGAGAACGAGGCGTGGGTGCGGGATGTGACCAGTGGCGCCTATCGCCAATGGGTCGGGACGCACTATTCGATTTGA
- a CDS encoding glycosyltransferase family 4 protein, with protein sequence MRILYCNKYNYRFSGTEAYLFELMDLMRAQGHEVALFSMTDGRGEPTPYDRHFVPHIDFKAKAGWWQKAQRAGHAIYSTDARRRMRAMIADFRPDVAHVRNIYHHLSPSILWELKAQRIPVLYHLNDFKILCPSYNLVSQGEACEACKGGSFRHVVTSKCYPGLAARILLAAEAYVHRCVGTYRHCVDLFLAPSQFVRDKFLEHGWDSDKFEVLPHFQKLHTLPAAPGDGSPLLYFGRLSAEKGIDDLLRSMQKVPHMNLVIAGDGPQRRELQELAATLRLTNVKFVGHVGGAERDLLIAQSRFTVLPSHAYETLGKTILESYAEGRPVVASDLGSRRELVHEGETGFLYRVGDVDQLARVIGSLGSRPDLAAKMGRAGWETVRERHTPQGHYEKLLSLYERLARQTATDADGRTSPIRMKPVRTTPVRMKNVAAGQERRVRVAFIGGRGVISKYSGIETYYEEVGQRLVQMGHEVTVYCRNYFTPALAEHKGMRLVRLPTIRSKHWETVIHTLLSSAHALTQKYDVVHYHALGPALFSFLPRLLGKKAAVTVQGLDWQRKKWGRLASAVLRLGERASVRLPDATMVVSQALRRRYREAHGVEAFYVPNGGLLRERREPRKILEWGLDPGKYILFLGRFSPEKGCHLLVDAFEQIEKQIDPEVKLVMAGAASYCDEYSRELRTHASDRIRMLDWVSGETLDELLTNAMVFVLPSDLEGLSLALLDAMGAGLCVLASDVPENREVVDGAGFTFERGNAAHLADRLRFLIANPAAREAAGRTARKRIEREYQWQKVAEGIERVYFTMLGEKAMQASAKKPNASAVSDGEGDDMKRRAG encoded by the coding sequence GTGAGAATTTTGTACTGCAACAAATATAACTATCGCTTCAGCGGGACCGAGGCCTACCTGTTCGAATTGATGGATCTGATGCGCGCGCAGGGCCATGAAGTCGCGCTGTTTTCGATGACCGATGGGCGCGGCGAACCGACCCCGTACGATCGGCACTTCGTTCCGCATATCGATTTCAAAGCGAAGGCCGGATGGTGGCAGAAGGCACAGCGGGCCGGCCATGCGATCTATTCCACCGACGCGCGCCGCAGGATGCGGGCGATGATTGCAGACTTCCGCCCGGATGTGGCGCACGTGCGCAACATCTATCACCATCTTTCACCGTCGATTCTGTGGGAGCTCAAGGCGCAACGGATTCCTGTGCTGTATCACCTCAACGACTTCAAAATTCTCTGCCCGAGCTACAACCTGGTTTCGCAGGGGGAGGCTTGCGAGGCCTGTAAGGGCGGATCATTTCGGCATGTGGTGACGTCGAAATGCTATCCGGGCTTAGCTGCACGCATTCTGCTGGCTGCCGAGGCGTATGTACACCGTTGTGTGGGCACGTATCGGCACTGCGTAGACTTGTTCCTGGCGCCAAGCCAGTTTGTGCGCGACAAGTTCCTGGAGCATGGCTGGGACAGCGACAAGTTCGAGGTACTGCCGCATTTTCAGAAGCTTCACACGTTGCCGGCGGCACCGGGGGATGGCAGTCCGCTCCTGTACTTTGGCAGGCTTTCGGCGGAGAAGGGCATCGACGACCTGTTGCGATCGATGCAGAAAGTGCCGCACATGAACTTGGTCATCGCAGGCGACGGACCGCAGCGGCGAGAGTTGCAGGAGTTGGCCGCCACATTGCGGTTAACTAACGTGAAATTTGTGGGCCATGTTGGGGGCGCGGAGCGGGATTTGCTCATCGCTCAGTCCCGGTTTACCGTGCTGCCATCGCACGCGTACGAGACTCTGGGGAAGACCATCCTCGAATCGTATGCCGAAGGGCGGCCGGTGGTCGCTTCCGATCTGGGATCGAGACGGGAACTGGTTCACGAAGGGGAGACGGGATTTCTTTATCGTGTGGGCGATGTCGATCAACTCGCGCGCGTCATCGGATCCCTGGGATCTAGGCCGGATTTAGCGGCGAAGATGGGGCGTGCCGGTTGGGAGACGGTGCGGGAGCGCCACACGCCTCAGGGACACTATGAGAAGCTGTTGAGTTTGTATGAGAGGCTGGCTCGGCAGACCGCGACGGACGCGGACGGCCGGACATCTCCGATACGAATGAAGCCTGTCCGGACGACGCCTGTCCGAATGAAGAACGTTGCCGCAGGTCAGGAACGGCGAGTGCGGGTGGCGTTTATTGGCGGGCGCGGAGTGATTTCAAAATACAGTGGCATTGAAACTTATTACGAGGAGGTCGGGCAACGGCTGGTGCAGATGGGGCATGAGGTCACGGTCTACTGCCGCAATTACTTCACGCCGGCTCTGGCGGAACACAAAGGCATGCGGCTGGTGCGGTTGCCCACTATCCGGTCGAAGCACTGGGAGACGGTCATTCACACGCTGCTCAGTAGCGCGCACGCGCTCACGCAGAAGTACGATGTGGTGCATTATCACGCGCTGGGGCCGGCGCTGTTTTCATTTCTTCCGCGATTGCTGGGGAAGAAGGCGGCTGTGACGGTGCAAGGATTGGATTGGCAGCGGAAGAAATGGGGGCGGCTGGCGTCGGCGGTGCTGCGCCTGGGAGAGCGCGCGTCGGTACGGTTGCCGGATGCGACCATGGTGGTATCGCAGGCTCTGCGGCGGCGTTACCGCGAAGCCCATGGCGTAGAGGCTTTTTATGTGCCAAACGGTGGTCTTCTGCGCGAACGTCGTGAGCCGCGGAAGATTTTGGAGTGGGGACTCGATCCGGGCAAGTACATTCTATTCCTGGGACGTTTCTCGCCGGAAAAAGGATGCCATCTGCTGGTCGACGCGTTCGAGCAGATCGAGAAGCAGATCGACCCGGAGGTCAAGCTCGTGATGGCGGGGGCCGCGAGTTATTGCGATGAATATAGCCGTGAGCTTCGGACCCACGCCAGCGATCGCATTCGCATGCTCGATTGGGTTTCGGGCGAGACCCTAGACGAACTCCTGACCAATGCCATGGTATTCGTGTTGCCGTCGGATCTGGAGGGCCTGTCTTTGGCCCTGTTGGATGCGATGGGGGCGGGCCTGTGCGTGCTGGCTAGCGATGTTCCCGAAAATCGGGAAGTAGTCGATGGCGCGGGATTTACCTTCGAGCGGGGGAATGCGGCACATCTGGCGGATCGCCTGCGCTTCCTTATCGCGAACCCTGCCGCGCGGGAAGCCGCGGGAAGAACGGCAAGGAAGCGCATCGAGCGCGAGTATCAGTGGCAGAAAGTCGCCGAGGGGATCGAGAGAGTTTACTTCACGATGCTGGGGGAGAAGGCAATGCAGGCGTCCGCGAAGAAGCCGAACGCAAGCGCTGTTTCAGACGGCGAAGGCGACGATATGAAACGGCGGGCCGGATAG
- a CDS encoding glycosyltransferase family 4 protein: MVTVAYLSNQFPSPVEPYVVEEIEELRRRGVRVIAGSVRKPKTQSEFGIGCMPEVVLEALPAIVLLRAAWFCVARWNRISSLMAWVFYRGPEGPYQRMKALAHTWLGACYAVRLEKHGVDHIHVHHGYFGSWIAMVAARLVGAEFSMTLHGSDLLLHGTFLEAKLRNCAFCLTVSEYNRNYVLEHYAGIDPAKVIVSRMGVEVSVREPLALAMRDSEPPVLLAVGRLHAVKDHAFLLRACAQLRDLNADFTCLIAGEGPERRQLEALIQKYGLQERVTLLGEVARSSMTALYDRADAVVLTSRSEGIPLVLMEAMARGKIVLAPAITGIPELVIPGETGFLYEPGSLSSFVQRLLFIRSLMVRSPMTAQHDHAVRHSNPSAARQLDWVRHAARVYVRHNFNRQWNLESFGDLFLQRVAPQTESVPRENFVLQQI, from the coding sequence ATGGTGACGGTCGCGTATCTTTCCAATCAATTTCCGTCGCCGGTCGAGCCCTACGTGGTGGAAGAGATCGAGGAATTGCGCAGGCGGGGAGTTCGAGTAATCGCGGGCAGCGTACGAAAGCCAAAGACGCAATCGGAATTCGGGATTGGATGTATGCCGGAAGTGGTACTGGAGGCGTTGCCAGCAATTGTTCTGCTGCGAGCGGCATGGTTCTGCGTGGCGCGGTGGAATCGGATTTCATCGTTGATGGCATGGGTTTTCTATCGCGGTCCTGAAGGGCCGTACCAGCGGATGAAGGCGCTGGCGCATACGTGGCTGGGAGCCTGTTACGCGGTGCGGCTGGAAAAACACGGCGTAGATCACATCCACGTGCACCACGGCTATTTCGGATCGTGGATTGCAATGGTGGCGGCGCGGCTGGTGGGCGCGGAATTCAGCATGACGCTCCACGGATCGGACTTGCTTCTGCATGGAACGTTTCTCGAAGCCAAGCTACGGAACTGTGCTTTCTGCCTGACCGTGTCGGAGTACAACCGGAATTACGTTCTGGAGCACTATGCCGGTATTGATCCTGCGAAAGTAATTGTGAGTCGTATGGGTGTGGAAGTTTCGGTGCGCGAGCCTCTCGCGCTTGCAATGCGTGACAGTGAGCCGCCGGTGCTGTTGGCAGTGGGAAGACTGCACGCAGTGAAGGATCATGCGTTCCTGCTTCGAGCATGCGCCCAACTAAGAGACCTCAACGCCGACTTCACGTGCTTGATTGCGGGAGAGGGACCGGAGCGCAGACAGCTCGAAGCGCTGATTCAAAAATATGGGTTGCAAGAGCGAGTCACGCTGCTGGGAGAGGTTGCGCGCTCGTCGATGACCGCGCTTTATGACCGGGCGGACGCGGTTGTGCTGACCAGCCGAAGCGAAGGGATTCCGCTGGTGCTAATGGAGGCGATGGCACGCGGAAAGATCGTGCTGGCGCCGGCGATCACGGGAATTCCCGAGCTGGTGATTCCGGGCGAGACAGGATTCCTGTACGAACCGGGCTCGCTGAGTTCTTTTGTCCAGCGACTGCTCTTCATTCGGTCCCTGATGGTTCGTTCGCCAATGACAGCTCAGCATGATCATGCGGTTCGTCATTCGAATCCTTCGGCGGCGCGGCAACTGGATTGGGTGCGGCACGCGGCGCGAGTGTATGTACGTCACAATTTCAACCGCCAATGGAATCTGGAATCGTTCGGAGACTTGTTTCTACAGCGGGTCGCACCGCAGACGGAGAGCGTTCCTCGTGAGAATTTTGTACTGCAACAAATATAA
- a CDS encoding O-antigen ligase family protein has product MPATALPARRLEAGTDLLVWAGQVALRPLQALMAAPSLLFVTALTAMLLRHPDVAFYQIDRVAFGLLIVGVGARAIVLRERLLVLERVSWPMIGLILLALASVLAQPFDHETWSLFASKLIVPFALFHLAALVFTNERRIRQFEVYALIVLAYLTFTAIAFLSGAHALIFPRFILDESLGFHADRARGPLLQAVANGVSLNVLGLLALHAYQRGSARGIKIVVLLASVPVAILATMTRAIWLSFAGTVVAVIFLSRKFLRTRTSNRTLRRVCLGVLLVAGVAIAMVLSSREMADALSDRLTEQGPVDYREAVYAGGWQMFLERPLTGWGFHQMPGELPRHVSGYREKVLYPHNTYLELLVEFGVVGLALYLWLMWEMWRLGRGAIPMGEESGFLDREFHRVWPIVLAVYWVNAAMVVMSYQFVNGLLFTLAGMLAAQQRRASEARSW; this is encoded by the coding sequence ATGCCGGCGACCGCGCTACCAGCACGGCGGCTGGAAGCCGGGACGGATCTCCTGGTCTGGGCTGGGCAGGTGGCTCTGCGTCCGCTACAGGCATTGATGGCGGCGCCGTCTCTGCTGTTCGTGACGGCATTGACGGCGATGCTGCTGCGGCATCCCGACGTGGCGTTTTATCAAATTGACCGCGTGGCGTTCGGCCTTTTGATCGTGGGGGTCGGGGCGCGGGCGATCGTGCTGCGGGAACGGCTGTTGGTGCTGGAACGCGTGAGTTGGCCGATGATCGGGTTGATCCTCCTGGCGCTCGCCAGCGTGTTGGCGCAACCCTTCGATCATGAGACCTGGAGCTTGTTCGCGTCGAAGCTCATCGTTCCCTTTGCGCTGTTTCATCTGGCGGCACTGGTTTTCACGAACGAGCGACGGATCCGGCAGTTCGAAGTGTATGCGCTGATCGTGCTCGCGTATCTAACTTTTACGGCAATCGCGTTTCTATCGGGTGCGCACGCGCTGATCTTTCCGCGGTTCATTCTCGACGAAAGCCTTGGGTTTCATGCCGATCGGGCGCGGGGGCCGCTATTGCAGGCCGTCGCGAATGGAGTGTCTTTGAACGTTCTCGGCCTGCTCGCCCTGCATGCATACCAACGGGGAAGCGCACGGGGGATCAAGATTGTGGTGCTTCTGGCGTCGGTGCCGGTTGCAATTCTGGCCACGATGACGCGGGCGATCTGGCTGTCGTTCGCGGGAACCGTGGTCGCTGTGATCTTCCTGTCGAGGAAGTTCTTGAGGACGCGAACGAGTAATCGCACCTTACGCCGCGTGTGCCTGGGCGTGTTGTTGGTTGCGGGAGTGGCGATCGCCATGGTTTTGAGCTCGCGGGAGATGGCAGACGCGCTGAGCGACCGGCTGACGGAACAAGGCCCCGTGGATTATCGCGAGGCAGTGTATGCGGGCGGATGGCAGATGTTTCTGGAGCGTCCGCTGACGGGTTGGGGCTTTCACCAGATGCCGGGGGAGCTGCCGCGCCATGTCAGCGGATACCGGGAAAAAGTGCTCTATCCCCACAATACCTATCTGGAGTTGCTGGTGGAGTTTGGAGTGGTGGGACTTGCGCTGTATTTGTGGCTGATGTGGGAGATGTGGCGGCTGGGTCGCGGTGCGATTCCAATGGGGGAGGAAAGCGGATTCCTCGACCGGGAGTTCCATCGTGTGTGGCCGATTGTGCTCGCAGTGTATTGGGTAAACGCGGCCATGGTAGTGATGAGCTACCAATTTGTGAATGGCCTGTTATTCACGCTGGCCGGAATGCTGGCGGCGCAGCAGCGCAGGGCGTCGGAGGCTCGTTCATGGTGA